In the genome of Myxococcota bacterium, the window CGACCTCGGCGTGGTGCTTCGCGATCAGCGGGCGCGCGAGGGCGGTGCCGAGCAGGTACGTGCCCTCGTAGATGGCGCAGCCCTGGATCGCGGGGAACACGAAGTCGCGCACGAACTCTTCCTGGACGTCGCGCACGATGCAGTCGAGCGCACCCGTGGCCTTCGCCTTCTCGGGAAGACCGGTGAGCTCCTCTTCCTGTCCCACATCGGCCGTATAGGCGACGACTTCGCAGTCGTACTGATCGATGAGCCAGTGCAGGATGACCGAGGTGTCGAGTCCGCCGCTGTAGGCCAGGCAAACCCGCTTGAAATCGCGTCGCGACATGGGGGACCTCCGAAGCGCGAGGACAGTAGCAGCCGCGCGCCGGGTCGCGCTGGCGCCGCCGCTCAGTCCTTGCGCGTGAGGAACGCGAGCAGCGACGGCAGGCAGAGGGGCAGGGGGTCGACCCGCGGAGCCAGCTCGCGACCGAGACCGAAGACCATCGAGAGCGTGCGCGCGTAGAGCAACAGCTCGGTGGGCAGGCGCAGGCCCGGCGTTTCGCGCAGCAGGCCCACCGCCTCGTCCTTGAGTGCGAGCACGGCCTGCCCGCGCATGCCGAGCGCGCCACCGCCCGCCGCGATCCGGTCGAACATGCCCTGCACGGCGCTCGCGACGCCCGGCCGCGCCCCGGCCTCGATGGCGCCGATGCGTTCCATGCCGTCGACGAAGCCGTCGGTGTCACGCTGCAGGAGCGCGAGCATGCCGCTGCGCAGTTCGCGTTTCAGGGCGTCGTCGAGGCGTCGCGAGAGACCGAAATCGACGAAGAGCAGGCGCGGGGCTTCGCGGGCTCCCGGCTCGTCGACGACGAAGAGGTTGCCCGGGTGAGGGTCCGCGTGGAAGAGACCGTCGACGAAGACCTGCTTCGCGTAGGCACGCGTGAGGATGGTCACGAGCGTCTCGCGATCGGCACCCAGCCGCGCCAGGCCGGTCTCGTCCTGGAGACCCACCGCCGGCACCGCGCGAACCGTCAGGACCCGGCGGCCCGAGTGCGACGCGATCACCTCGGGCACCACGATCGACGGGTCCGATGCGAGGTTCGTCGCGATCTCCGCCGCCACTGCGGCTTCGGCGCGAAAGTCGAGTTCCTGGCGGACGTGGCCAGCGAACTCGTCGAAGAGCGCCTTGGCGTGCTCTCCACGCTGCAGCAGCCGTCGGAACCCGAAGCGGAGCCAGGCCAGGTCCGCGTCGAGCCCCCGTTCCAACCACGGGTACTGGACCTTCACGATCACCGGATCGCCACCGTGGAGTCGCGCGCGGTGCACCTGGGCGACCGACGCGGCACCCATCGGTGTCGGGTCGAAGGCCTCGAAGCGCGCCTCGAGCGGCTCGGACCACTCGGCTTCCACGACGCCGCGGATCTGAGAGAAGGGCAGAGGAGGGACCGCGTCGCGCAGGCGCCGCAGCGCTCCGATGCTCGACTCGGGAAACCGGTCGGGCCGAAGGGCGGCGAACTGACCGAGCTTCGCGAAGGGACCCTTCAGTTGGCCACAGGCGTGGGCGACCGGGACGAGGGCGGCTGCCAGGGGTTCCGGGTCGCGCCGCAGGCGCGCGCGCAGCCACGCACTGCCGGCGCCGACGACGGCGCGAGCGAACCACCACGCCTGGGCCAGACCGGCGCGTCGGGCCCAGGTCCGATCGGACCAGGCCGGGCGGGCGGTGGCGGCAGACGGAGTGGGGGTCGGCGTTCCGACCGCCGCGATCCTCAAACGCATTCCCCCGCTGGCGCGCGCTTGGCTTCCCGTTGCGCGGCGTGCGCAGCGGGTTCGCGGTCGCGCTTCGTTCCGAGCCCGCTTGTCAGAGATGCGAGCCCGCTCGTCAGGAATCCGAGTCCGCTCGCCAGGAGTCCGATCCCGCTGGCCCAGGATCCGAACCCGCGGTCCGGCGTCGGGTTCCGCGTCGCTCTAGTCTATCGAAGCGCGTCGTGGTGCCGACGCGCGGGGGGAGTGATGCAGCAACGCCGCACGGGGGTGGCGCGGGCGCTCAGCGTCGCGTTGTGCGCCGGATTCGCGCTCTGCGCGGCCTGCGTCGACCCGCACCCCGAGCCGGCGCGCGACGGTTTGCCGCGAGACCTTTACGCGGTCGCTTGGCTCGACGCGCGGACGGCCGTGGCCGTGGGCGCGCGCGGAACCCTCCGCCGCTCCGACGATGCGGGGGCGCATTGGGAACGCCTGCCTTCGCCCGTGGAGACCGGTCTCTACGACGTCGCCTTTGCCGACACCCAACGTGGCTGGGCCGTCGGTCAACGCTCGGTGATTCTGCGCACCGACGACGGCGGTCGCAGCTGGGTGGCCCAGACCCATCCGCGGGCTGGGGAGGGCCTGCCGCTCCTCGCGGTGCACGCGCTCGACCCGGAGCGAGCGGTGGCGGTCGGGGCCTGGGGCGCCCGCATCTTCACGCGGGACGGGGGGGTCCACTGGGAAGACCACTCCCTCGTGGTGACACCGGAGGATCCGCGTTTCGCCTGGCTCGACGACGCCGACCAGGTGCGCGTGCTCGCCGGCGAACGGGTCTACGACGACGTTACACTCCAGGATGTCACCTGCCGAGCGGGCCCGGGGCGGTGCTGGATCGTCGGCGAGTTCGGCCACGTGCTCTCCAGCGAGGGTGGGGACGGCGCGCTCGCCCACGGCCGGATCGAGACCGGCGTCTCGCCACTCGAAGTGCGCTTCGAGGCGGGCAGCAGCGAACTCGGAGCCGAGGTGGAGCGGGACCTCGCCGCCTGGATCGAAGCGCTCACCGACACGGCGGACGCGCGGATCGAGTTGGGCTGGACGCTGGGCCCGGAAGCGCGCGGCGCCCCCGACCTCGCCGCCGCCGAGCGCGCCCTGGAAGCGGCGGAGGCGCGGCTCGCGGCGGTCCGTGCGCTCCTGTTCGAGGCCGGTTGGCAGGCGGAGCGGGTTCGCGAGCAGACGCCGATTCCCTGGGAGCGGCTCGAGGCCCCCGACGCCTCGGCGGACGTCACGGCCTGGCTCGGACGACACGCTCGCGAGCGCGCAGCCGTGACGCTCACGCTGCGGGCCGAGCCGATGCTCTTCGCGGTCGACTTCGACTCGGCTACGCGGGGTCTCGCCGTGGGCGGGGCCGGGGTCTGGCTCGAGACGAAGGACGCGGGCGCCCACTGGCGACCGGCGCGCCTACACGCCACCGACGCCCTGTTCGCGGTGGCGCACGGCCCCGACGGGCCCCTGCTCGCCGGGGCGGGCCCCCAGCTCTTCGCCCGGCAGAGCGGGACCTGGCGGCCGGTCCTCGCGACCTCCGGCTTCGTGCGCGATCTCGCGTTCCACCCCGGCGCGCCCTCGGTGCTCGCTGCGGGCGAGGACGGCCAGGCGATTCCGGTCCGCCTCGAGGGCGAAGCGGCCTCTCCCCGCTGAGCCGGCGCCGCTCGCCGTCACCCGGGGTGTTCGCCCCGCACCTCTCAAGCCGGCAACTCGATCGGCCGATCCCTTGGGTTGCCTCCAGACTTTCGGAGAGGGGCCATGGATCTCGTGAACGCACCCGCGCGGGTCGTCTGTGTCGACGATTCGCGTCTGACCCGCGCGCTCGTCCAGGACGCGCTCGAGGGGCGCGTACAGCTGGAATGTCACGAGAGCGCCGAGTCGGCCCTCGCATCGATCGAACGCGTGACGCCCGATCTGATCCTCTCGGACCTGCAGATGGAGGGGATGTCGGGGCTCGACCTGCTCGACCGCGTGCGGCGCAGCGTGCCCGACGTGCCCTTCGTCCTGTTGACGGCGCATGCGTCGGTCGAGTCGGCGGTGCAGGCGCTCCGGCGCGGTGCCACGGACTATCTCGAGAAGCCCGTTCAACAGGAGCACCTCGTCGCGCTCGTCGAACGGCTGCTCTCGCACCAGCGCCTGGTGCGCGACAACGAACGACTGCGAAGCGCGGTCCGGACCCTCGAGTCGTGTCGCATGTTGATGCACTGCCTCGACCCGGGCGAGGTCTACGCGGTCGCGCTCGACCTGCTACTCCCCGCCCTCGATCGCGAGCTCGGCCTCGCCTTCTTCCGTCGCGATTCCATCCAGGGCTCGGACGGGCTGGCGTTCCGCGGCTTCGACGAGGACCAGGCCACCGCGCTGCAGCAGCGTCTCCACGACCAGAAGCCCGACGGCGATCTCTTCTCGGTGCAGGAGGCGTGCGTGGCCGAGACGGGCCCCGTCGCCGACGCGCTCGCCGACATCGGCGTCGGAGCCGGCCCGGCCCTGTTGGTGCCGCTGCGCGGCGCCGAGTCCGAAGAGGGCTTGCTGTGGGTGCCCGAGCAGGGACGCCCGACCCGCGAGAGCGATCTCGAGAAGGCCCAGCTGATCGCGGCCCACGCAGAGCTCGCCCTCGCCAACGCCGAGCGGTACCACCGCGCCAAGGAGCGCGCGTTCATCGACGACGTCACCGAGGTCTACAACGCGCGCTACCTGCTCCAGGCGACCGAGCACGAGATGCGCCGGGCCGAACGCTCCAAGAAGGAGCTGTGCGTGCTGTTCCTCGACCTCGACCGCTTCAAGCGGGTCAACGACCAGCACGGACACCTGGTGGGTTCGAACGTGCTGCGCCACCTCTCCCAGGTGCTCCGCGACTGCATCCGTCAGGTCGACACCCTGGCCCGCTACGGCGGCGACGAGTTCACGATCCTGCTGGTGGACACGGGCCACGAGGGGGGCGTCGCCGTCGCCGAGCGCATCCGGCGGACCGTCGCCGAGACCGTCTTCGAAGGGGAGGGCGGGACCCCGATCCGCCTCACGATCAGCATCGGGGTGGCGACCTTCCCGAGCCACAGCGCCGATCGCGAAGGCATGCTCGACCTCGCCGACAAGGCGATGTACCGGGCGAAGTCGCTCGGCCGCAACTGCGTGTGCTCGGCCGCCGACCTGGATCGCTGAGCCCGCGGAGGCCCGCCCAGGCGTGGCAGCCGGCGGCTGCCTCTGCTAAGCAAATGCCCGTTTTTGCGAGGCTTTCCGAGGGTTCCCCCGACGTCGGCCCGCTCCTTCGGGGATCTCCCCAATAACCCCCCACAAATCCCCGAGTGGTCGCGGTCTCTGCTCCGAGACCCGCACGCGGGGGCCGACCGGGCCGCCGCCCCGCGGCGTCGCCCGGCGCGCGGGCCGATCCGGCCCCGCCCATCAGGAACCACCATGCCGACCCAAGGGATCTCCTCGTCGCTCCGGAGTGCCTCGTGAGCGCCCCGGACCCGGGCCTCGACGGCCAGGCCGGGCTCCGCCGCAGCCACGCCGCTGGCGACGTGACCCCCGCCCTCGTCGACCAGGAGGTCGTGCTCGGCGGCTGGGTGCAGCGACGCCGCGACCACGGCGGGGTCATCTTCGTGGACCTCCGGGACCGCGAGGGGCTGGTCCAGGTCGTCTTCAAGCCCGACACCTCGCCCGAGTGCCACGAGAAGGCCGGCCAGCTGCGGTCCGAGTACGTGGTGCTGGTGCGCGGCCGCGTCCAGCGACGCTCGGAAGAGACCATCAACCCGAACCTTCCGACCGGCGAGATCGAGGTGCTGGTCGACGAGCTCCGCATCCTGAACCGCGCGACGCCGCCGCCCTTCGCGATCGAGGAAGAGGCCGAGACCGACGAATCGACCCGGCTCACCCACCGGGTGCACGACCTGCGCCGCCCGCCGCTCCAGCGCGCCCTGCGCCTGCGCCACCGGCTCTACCAGTCGGTCCGGACGACCCTGTCGGGGCTCGACTTCCTCGAGATCGAGACGCCGATGCTCGCGAGGTCGACGCCCGAGGGTGCGCGCGACTTCCTGGTACCGAGCCGGCTCCAGCCCGGGGAGTTCTACGCGCTGCCCCAGTCGCCCCAGATCATGAAGCAGCTGTTGATGGTCTCGGGCTTCGACCGCTACTTCCAGATCGCGCGCTGCTTCCGCGACGAGGACCAGCGCGCCGACCGCCAGCTGGAGTTCACCCAGATCGACCTCGAGCTCTCCTTCGCCACCGTCGAGGACGTCCTCGAGGTGCTCGAGGAAGTGACCGTCGCCGGCTGCGCCGTCGCGGGCCTCGAACTCGAGCGTCCCTTCAAGCGCATCGGCTTCCAGGAGGCGATGGACCGCTACGGGATCGATCGCCCGGATACGCGCATCCAGCTCGAGCTGGTCGACCTGACCGACGCCTTCGCCGAGAGCGAGTTCCGCGCGTTCCGCCAGGTGGTGGACGGCGGCGGCATCGTGAAGTGCCTGCCGGTGCACGACGCCTCCGAGATGTCGCGGGGCCGGATCGATCGGCTCGAGTCCTTCGTGCGCAAGGAGCTCGGCGCGAAGGGCCTGGCCTGGATCCGCGTCGAGGCCGATGGCAACTGGCAGTCGCCGATTGCGAAGTTCCTGTCCGACGCCGAGAAGGCCACCATCACCGAACGCACCGGCGCGAAGCCCGGCAGCCTGATCTTCTTCCAGGCCGATGAGGCAGCGCGCGCCAACGCGATCCTGGCGCGTCTGCGCGTCGATCTCGGCGAGGAGCTCGGTCGGGTCGACGGCCGCGCCCACGACGTGCTCTTCGTCGTCGACTTCCCGCTCTTCGAGAAGGACGACGACGGCAAGCTCACCTACGTCCACCAGCCCTTCGTGGCGCCCCTCGAGGAAGACCTCGAGCTCCTGGCCAGCGATCCGGAGGCAGTCCGCGGCACCCACTACGACGTCGTCATGAACGGCATCGAGCTGGGTTCGGGGAGCCTCCGCAACCACCGCTCGGACGTCCAGCGCCGGATCTTCGAGATCATGGGCTACGCGAAGGCCGAGACCGAAGAGCGTTTCGGCTTCCTGCTCGAGGCCCTCGACGCCGGAGCGCCGCCCCACGGTGGCTTCGCCTTCGGCTTCGACCGCTGGGCGATGCTGCTGGCGGGGGCCGAGAGCCTGCGCGACGTGGTTGCGTTCCCGAAGACCCAGCGCGGCCAGGATCTGCTCATGCAGGCCCCGTCGCCGGTCGCCGGCGAGCAGCTGACCGAGCTGTCCCTGCGCGTGCGGGCTCCCCGAAAGGAAGGCAGCTGATGCGGCGGGCCCTGGCGGCCGCGCTCGGCGTGTGGGTCTTCGCCTTCGCGGCGGGCGCCCAGGCCGAGCGGGTGCACGTCGTCCAGCCCGGTGAGACGCTCTGGCAGATCTCCGAGCGCTGGGCCGGAGACGCCGATCGCTGGCCCGAGCTCTACCGGGCGAACCGCGACCAGATCAAGGATCCCTCCCTGCTCTATCCCGGGCAGCGGCTGGCGATCCCCTACGCCGAAACCGCCCACGAGGCCGGCGAAACCACGCCGCCGGTCTCGAGCCCGCCCGAACCCTGATTTCCCGCGGCCCCGACGGGCCGCGGGATGGCGCGTCGCAACAGATGCGCTTATATCGCCACGCTTCGTGAATCAGGCACCCGATCGATCGATCGGCCCGACCGTCCGAAGCACCCCCCAGCGCGCGGCCCCGCCGGGCGCCCCCACGAGAGGAAGAGGATCTCCCCATGGCACGCAACAAGATCGCCCTGATCGGGGGCGGCAACATCGGCGGCGTTCTCGCGCAGGAAGCCGCCTTCCGTGAGCTGGGTGACGTCGTGATCTTCGACGTCGTCGAAGGTCTGCCCCAGGGCAAGGCGCTCGACATGGCCGAAGGCGCGCCGGTACTCGGCGCCGACTCCGACATTTCGGGCACCAACGACTACAAGGACATCGCGGGAGCCGACGTCGTGATCATCACGGCCGGCCTCGCGCGGAAGCCGGGCATGTCGCGCGACGACCTGCTCAACACGAACTTGAAGATCATGAAGCAGGTGGCCGAGGGCGTGCGCGACAACGCCCCGAACGCCTTCGTGATCGTCGTGTCGAACCCGCTCGATGCCATGGTCTACACCTTCAAGGAAGTCTCGGGCTTCCCGAAGAACCGTGTGGTCGGCATGGCCGGCATCCTCGACTCGGCCCGCTTCCGCGCCTTCGTGGCCTGGGAGCTCGGCGTGTCGGTCGAAGACGTGAACGCGATGGTGCTGGGCGGCCACGGTGACACGATGGTGCCGCTGATCCGCTACTGCACCGTCGCTGGGATCCCGGTCGAGCAGCTGATCGCGAAGGAGAAGATCGACGCGATCGTCGAGCGCACGAAGGGCGCCGGCGGTGAGGTCGTCGGGCTGCTCAAGACGGGCTCTGCGTTCGTGTCGCCGGCCCTGTCGGCGATCGAAATGGCGGAGGCCCATCTCAAGGACAAGAAGCGCGTCCTCGCGTGCGCCTGCTTGTGCGAGGGCGAGTACGGCGTCAACGGACTCTATGTCGGCGTTCCCTGCATCATCGGGGACGGCGGCGTCGAAAAGGTGATCGAGGTGGAAATGGACGCAGAAGAACGGAAGCTGTTCGACGCCTCGGTCGAGCACGTGCGCACCCTCGTGGCCCAGATTCAGCTGTGAACGTCCACGAGTACCAGGCAAAGGGGCTGCTCCGGGACTTCGGTGTCGCGGTGCCGCAGGGCAAACTGGCCACCACGCCGGCCGAGGCCGAAGAGGCCGCACGCGCCTTGGGCAGCGACGTCGTCGTCGTGAAGGCCCAAGTGCACGCCGGCGGTCGCGGCAAGGGCGGCGGCATCAAGCTGGCGAAGTCGCCCTCCGAGGCGAAGCAGGTCGCGAGCGAGATCCTGGGCATGACCCTGGTCACGCCCCAGACCGGCGCCGAGGGCAAGGTCGTCCGCAAGGTCTACGTCGAGGAAGGCTCCGCGATCGCGAACGAGCTCTACCTGGCGATCGTGCTCGACCGCGCCGAGGAGAAGCTCGCGATCATCGCGTCGACGGAAGGCGGCATGGAGATCGAGGAGGTCGCCGAGAAGACGCCCGACAAGATCATCACCGTGCTCGTCGACCCGAACCTCGGCATCCAGGGCTACCACGCCCGCCGCGTCGGTTTCGGCCTCGGGCTCACGGCCGATCAGGTGAAGCAGATGGAGGTCTTCCTCGGCGGGCTGTACCGGCTCTTCGTGGAGAAGGACGCGTCTCTCGCCGAGATCAATCCGCTCGTGGTGACCGAGGGCGGCGATCTGATCGCGCTCGACGGCAAGCTGAACTTCGACGACAACGCGCTGTACCGGCACCCGGATATCGCCGAGTGCCACGATCCCGACGAAGAGGATGCGCGCGAGCTCGAGGCGAAGAAGATCGACCTGGCCTACGTCGGTCTCGACGGCGAGATCGGCTGCATGGTGAACGGCGCCGGTCTGGCCATGGCCACTCTGGACATGATCCAGGTGTGCGGCGGCAGCCCGGCGAACTTCCTCGACGCGGGCGGTGGCGCCGACAAGGAGAAGGTCAAAGAGGCCTTCAAGATCATTCTGCGCGACCCGAAGGTGAAGGCGATCCTCGTCAACATCTTCGGTGGCATCGTGCGCTGCGATCTGATCGCCGAAGGCGTGGTCGCGGCCGCTGACGAGCTCGGTGTGGAAGTGCCGCTGGTGGTCCGGCTCCAGGGCACGAACGCCGAGGAAGGGCGGGCGATCCTCGCGAAGTCGAATCTGAATATTACGCCCGCCGAGACGCTCGGCGAGGCGGGTGAGAAGGCCGTCGCGGCCGCGCGCGGTCAGGGGTAAAGCATGTCGATCCTCTGCGACAAGAACACGAAGCTCCTGATCCAGGGCATGGGCCGCATGGGCCAGTTCCACGCGAAGCTCTCCGTCGAGTACGGCACCCAGGTGGTCGGCGGCGTGGCTCCCGGCAAGGGCGGCCAGACGATCGAAGGCATCCCGGTCTTCGACACCGTGAAGGCCGCCGTCGATGCCACCGGCGCCAACGCGTCGGTGATCTTCGTCCCGCCGCCGGGTGCGGCGGATGCGATCCTGGAAGCGTCCGACGCGGGTATCGGGCTCGCGGCCTGCATCACCGAGGGCATCCCCGCCATCGACATGCTGCGCGCGAAGAACGCGCTCCACGACTCGCCGATGCGGCTGATCGGCCCGAACTGCCCGGGCGTCGTCACGCCGGAGCAGTGCCGGATCGGCATCATGCCGGCGCAGATCACGCGCCCCGGCCCGGTCGGAGTGGTGTCGCGCTCGGGCACGCTCACCTACGAGGCCGTCGACCAGCTCTCGCGCATCGGCATCGGCCAGTCGACCTGTCTCGGGATCGGCGGCGACCCGGTGATCGGCACGACCTTCGTCGACGCGCTCGCGCTCTTCGAGGCCGACCCGGACACCGAGGCGGTGGTGATGATCGGTGAGATCGGCGGCAACGCCGAGGAGACCGCGGCTCAGTATGTGAAGGACCACATGAGCAAGCCGGTCGTGGCCTTCATCGCCGGGCAGAACGCGCCTCCGGGCAAGCGCATGGGGCACGCGGGCGCGATCATCGCGGGCGGCAAGGGCGCCGCGAGTGACAAGATCGCCGCACTCGAGGCCGCGGGTGTGGGTGTCGCGCGCTCGCCCGCCGACATCGGCGAGACCCTGGCGAAGCACGCGCCGTCCCTCGCGAAGTAGCGGGGCGGCGCGTCGGCGCCGCAAGCCAGAGGAGGGCTTCGCGTGGAGCTCCTACTCGTGCGCCACGGGCTGCCCGAGCGTGTCGAGAACGAGGACGGTCGGCCGGCCGATCCCCCGCTCTCGACCGAGGGGCACGACCAGGCGGCGCGCGTGGGCCGCTGGCTCGAGTCGGAAGCACCGGGCGCGCTCTACGCCAGTCCGCTGCGCCGGGCCCAGGAGACCGCAGCGCCCCTGGCGGGCACGCTGGGGCTCGACGTCGGGATCGAGGCCGGCATCGTCGAGCTCGACCACCAGTCCGACTACTACATCCCGCTCGAGACGCTGAAGGCCGAGGACTACGAGCGCTGGCAGGCGCTCATCCAGCGCGGCGAGCTCTACGCAGGCGTCGACATGGAGCGCTTCCGCCGGGACGTGGTCGACTGCATCGAGGCGTTGATCGCGAAGCACGCGGGACAGCGGATCGCGATCTTCTGCCACGGCGGCGTGATCAACGCCTGGGCCGGGCACGTGCTCGGGATCGCGGACCCGTTCTTTCTCGACGTCGGCTACACCGGCGTCAGCCGCTTCCTGGCCGCTTCGAGCGGCGAACGCAGCGTGCGCAGCCTGAACGAACTCGCCCACCTGCGCGACGCCTAGCGCCGCGCGACGCGGGCGCTCCGGCTAGGCGCCGTCGACGGTCCAGGTGTCGCCCGAGTGGAGCAGGGCGGCGAGGTCACCGGCGCCCTTCTTGGCGACCGCAGCCTCGACCTGCTGCTCGAGCAGGGCCTCGTAGGCCGGCTTCTCCACCGCGCGGAACACGCCGATCGGCAGCGGGAAGGACGGGCGCTGGAGGCTCGCCAGCGCGAACGCGTAGGCCGGGCTCTCGTGGCGCTCATGGTGCACGGCGACGCCCTTCGCGGCGGGGTCCTCGTCTTCGCCGAGCGCAACGATCGAGGGGATGCCGTTCTCGATGCGGATGCCGCGTCGCTGGTCGGGCGGTCCCCAGACCAGCGGCTGGCCGTCTTCGAGCACCAGCGACGCCTCGATGCGCTGCTTGCGGTCCTCGAGCTCGATCCATTCGTCGTCGTTGAAGACGGGGCAGTTCTGCAGGATCTC includes:
- the aspS gene encoding aspartate--tRNA ligase, yielding MSAPDPGLDGQAGLRRSHAAGDVTPALVDQEVVLGGWVQRRRDHGGVIFVDLRDREGLVQVVFKPDTSPECHEKAGQLRSEYVVLVRGRVQRRSEETINPNLPTGEIEVLVDELRILNRATPPPFAIEEEAETDESTRLTHRVHDLRRPPLQRALRLRHRLYQSVRTTLSGLDFLEIETPMLARSTPEGARDFLVPSRLQPGEFYALPQSPQIMKQLLMVSGFDRYFQIARCFRDEDQRADRQLEFTQIDLELSFATVEDVLEVLEEVTVAGCAVAGLELERPFKRIGFQEAMDRYGIDRPDTRIQLELVDLTDAFAESEFRAFRQVVDGGGIVKCLPVHDASEMSRGRIDRLESFVRKELGAKGLAWIRVEADGNWQSPIAKFLSDAEKATITERTGAKPGSLIFFQADEAARANAILARLRVDLGEELGRVDGRAHDVLFVVDFPLFEKDDDGKLTYVHQPFVAPLEEDLELLASDPEAVRGTHYDVVMNGIELGSGSLRNHRSDVQRRIFEIMGYAKAETEERFGFLLEALDAGAPPHGGFAFGFDRWAMLLAGAESLRDVVAFPKTQRGQDLLMQAPSPVAGEQLTELSLRVRAPRKEGS
- a CDS encoding histidine phosphatase family protein translates to MELLLVRHGLPERVENEDGRPADPPLSTEGHDQAARVGRWLESEAPGALYASPLRRAQETAAPLAGTLGLDVGIEAGIVELDHQSDYYIPLETLKAEDYERWQALIQRGELYAGVDMERFRRDVVDCIEALIAKHAGQRIAIFCHGGVINAWAGHVLGIADPFFLDVGYTGVSRFLAASSGERSVRSLNELAHLRDA
- the sucD gene encoding succinate--CoA ligase subunit alpha, with amino-acid sequence MSILCDKNTKLLIQGMGRMGQFHAKLSVEYGTQVVGGVAPGKGGQTIEGIPVFDTVKAAVDATGANASVIFVPPPGAADAILEASDAGIGLAACITEGIPAIDMLRAKNALHDSPMRLIGPNCPGVVTPEQCRIGIMPAQITRPGPVGVVSRSGTLTYEAVDQLSRIGIGQSTCLGIGGDPVIGTTFVDALALFEADPDTEAVVMIGEIGGNAEETAAQYVKDHMSKPVVAFIAGQNAPPGKRMGHAGAIIAGGKGAASDKIAALEAAGVGVARSPADIGETLAKHAPSLAK
- the sucC gene encoding ADP-forming succinate--CoA ligase subunit beta, producing the protein MNVHEYQAKGLLRDFGVAVPQGKLATTPAEAEEAARALGSDVVVVKAQVHAGGRGKGGGIKLAKSPSEAKQVASEILGMTLVTPQTGAEGKVVRKVYVEEGSAIANELYLAIVLDRAEEKLAIIASTEGGMEIEEVAEKTPDKIITVLVDPNLGIQGYHARRVGFGLGLTADQVKQMEVFLGGLYRLFVEKDASLAEINPLVVTEGGDLIALDGKLNFDDNALYRHPDIAECHDPDEEDARELEAKKIDLAYVGLDGEIGCMVNGAGLAMATLDMIQVCGGSPANFLDAGGGADKEKVKEAFKIILRDPKVKAILVNIFGGIVRCDLIAEGVVAAADELGVEVPLVVRLQGTNAEEGRAILAKSNLNITPAETLGEAGEKAVAAARGQG
- a CDS encoding diguanylate cyclase, which encodes MDLVNAPARVVCVDDSRLTRALVQDALEGRVQLECHESAESALASIERVTPDLILSDLQMEGMSGLDLLDRVRRSVPDVPFVLLTAHASVESAVQALRRGATDYLEKPVQQEHLVALVERLLSHQRLVRDNERLRSAVRTLESCRMLMHCLDPGEVYAVALDLLLPALDRELGLAFFRRDSIQGSDGLAFRGFDEDQATALQQRLHDQKPDGDLFSVQEACVAETGPVADALADIGVGAGPALLVPLRGAESEEGLLWVPEQGRPTRESDLEKAQLIAAHAELALANAERYHRAKERAFIDDVTEVYNARYLLQATEHEMRRAERSKKELCVLFLDLDRFKRVNDQHGHLVGSNVLRHLSQVLRDCIRQVDTLARYGGDEFTILLVDTGHEGGVAVAERIRRTVAETVFEGEGGTPIRLTISIGVATFPSHSADREGMLDLADKAMYRAKSLGRNCVCSAADLDR
- a CDS encoding YCF48-related protein, which produces MQQRRTGVARALSVALCAGFALCAACVDPHPEPARDGLPRDLYAVAWLDARTAVAVGARGTLRRSDDAGAHWERLPSPVETGLYDVAFADTQRGWAVGQRSVILRTDDGGRSWVAQTHPRAGEGLPLLAVHALDPERAVAVGAWGARIFTRDGGVHWEDHSLVVTPEDPRFAWLDDADQVRVLAGERVYDDVTLQDVTCRAGPGRCWIVGEFGHVLSSEGGDGALAHGRIETGVSPLEVRFEAGSSELGAEVERDLAAWIEALTDTADARIELGWTLGPEARGAPDLAAAERALEAAEARLAAVRALLFEAGWQAERVREQTPIPWERLEAPDASADVTAWLGRHARERAAVTLTLRAEPMLFAVDFDSATRGLAVGGAGVWLETKDAGAHWRPARLHATDALFAVAHGPDGPLLAGAGPQLFARQSGTWRPVLATSGFVRDLAFHPGAPSVLAAGEDGQAIPVRLEGEAASPR
- the mdh gene encoding malate dehydrogenase; the encoded protein is MARNKIALIGGGNIGGVLAQEAAFRELGDVVIFDVVEGLPQGKALDMAEGAPVLGADSDISGTNDYKDIAGADVVIITAGLARKPGMSRDDLLNTNLKIMKQVAEGVRDNAPNAFVIVVSNPLDAMVYTFKEVSGFPKNRVVGMAGILDSARFRAFVAWELGVSVEDVNAMVLGGHGDTMVPLIRYCTVAGIPVEQLIAKEKIDAIVERTKGAGGEVVGLLKTGSAFVSPALSAIEMAEAHLKDKKRVLACACLCEGEYGVNGLYVGVPCIIGDGGVEKVIEVEMDAEERKLFDASVEHVRTLVAQIQL
- a CDS encoding AarF/UbiB family protein; translation: MRIAAVGTPTPTPSAATARPAWSDRTWARRAGLAQAWWFARAVVGAGSAWLRARLRRDPEPLAAALVPVAHACGQLKGPFAKLGQFAALRPDRFPESSIGALRRLRDAVPPLPFSQIRGVVEAEWSEPLEARFEAFDPTPMGAASVAQVHRARLHGGDPVIVKVQYPWLERGLDADLAWLRFGFRRLLQRGEHAKALFDEFAGHVRQELDFRAEAAVAAEIATNLASDPSIVVPEVIASHSGRRVLTVRAVPAVGLQDETGLARLGADRETLVTILTRAYAKQVFVDGLFHADPHPGNLFVVDEPGAREAPRLLFVDFGLSRRLDDALKRELRSGMLALLQRDTDGFVDGMERIGAIEAGARPGVASAVQGMFDRIAAGGGALGMRGQAVLALKDEAVGLLRETPGLRLPTELLLYARTLSMVFGLGRELAPRVDPLPLCLPSLLAFLTRKD
- a CDS encoding LysM peptidoglycan-binding domain-containing protein, which encodes MRRALAAALGVWVFAFAAGAQAERVHVVQPGETLWQISERWAGDADRWPELYRANRDQIKDPSLLYPGQRLAIPYAETAHEAGETTPPVSSPPEP